The following proteins are co-located in the Nerophis lumbriciformis linkage group LG22, RoL_Nlum_v2.1, whole genome shotgun sequence genome:
- the ddx47 gene encoding probable ATP-dependent RNA helicase DDX47 has translation MNLCGFHMTCFRICAVEWKTSRRHTSMAEKSSESNTDNKHQDSVSDPDNNDDLVCESQEAVKTFKDLGVTEVLCEACDQLGWKTPTKIQVEAIPVALQGKDVIGLAETGSGKTAAFALPILQSLLASPQRLHTLVLTPTRELAFQIAEQFEALGSSIGVKCAVVVGGIDMMSQSLVLAKKPHIVIATPGRLIDHLENTRGFSLRALKFLVMDEADRILNMDFETEVDKILKVIPRDRRTFLFSATMTKKVQKLERAALKDPVKCAVSTKYSTVDKLQQYYIFIPSKFKDCYLVSILNELAGNSFMIFCSTCNNAQRVALLLRNLGITAIPLHGQMSQTKRLGALNKFKSKSRSVLLATDVASRGLDIPHVDCVINYDIPTHSKDYIHRVGRTARAGRSGKSITFVTQYDVELFQRIETLIGKKLPAFPTHEEEVMMLVERVSEAQRFARMEMKEQGDNKKKRHRDADDDDTEQASGVRKKVKGGSGAGRGGGKKRGGAAWRGGR, from the exons ATGAACCTTTGCGGTTTCCACATGACGTGTTTCCGCATCTGCGCAGTGGAGTGGAAGACGTCGAGGCGACACACAAGCATGGCGGAGAAAAGCTCCGAGTCGAACACCGACAATAAACATCAAGATTCGGTTAGCGACCCCGACAACAATGACGACCTCGTATGTGAAAGTCAGGAGGCGGTAAAGACCTTCAAGGATTTG GGAGTCACCGAGGTGCTCTGTGAGGCTTGTGATCAACTGGGATGGAAGACTCCCACAAAGATCCAAGTGGAAGCTATTCCAGTGGCCTTGCAAG GAAAGGATGTTATCGGCCTGGCAGAGACCGGATCAGGAAAGACGGCTGCCTTTGCTCTGCCcatcctccagtcactgctggcgTCACCACAAAGGCTCCACACCCTGGTCCTCACCCCCACCAGAGAGCTGGCCTTCCAGATCGCCGAGCAGTTTGAGGCCCTGGGTTCCAGCATCGGTGTCAAGTGTG CTGTCGTAGTTGGAGGAATTGACATGATGTCCCAATCTTTGGTGTTGGCCAAAAAACCCCACATTGTCATCG CCACACCTGGTCGACTAATAGACCACTTGGAGAACACGCGGGGCTTCTCATTGCGAGCGCTGAAGTTTCTAGTCATGGATGAAGCAGACAGAATCCTTAACATGGACTTTGAGACCGAG GTGGATAAAATCCTGAAAGTGATTCCCAGGGACAGACGCACCTTCTTGTTCTCCGCCACTATGACCAAAAAG GTCCAGAAACTAGAGCGGGCGGCGCTTAAAGACCCAGTCAAGTGTGCCGTTTCCACCAAGTATTCCACTGTAGATAAACTGCAGCAGTATTACATCTTCATCCCATCCAAGTTCAAG GACTGTTACCTGGTCTCCATCCTCAACGAGCTGGCTGGCAACTCCTTCATGATCTTCTGCAGCACCTGCAACAATGCCCAGCGGGTGGCGCTCTTGTTGAGGAATCTTGGCATCACTGCCATCCCTCTCCACGGCCAGATGAGTCAG ACCAAGCGTCTGGGAGCTCTCAACAAGTTCAAGTCCAAGTCACGCTCGGTGCTGCTGGCAACAGACGTGGCTTCCAGAGGACTGGACATTCCACACGTGGATTGTGTCATCAACTACGACATCCCCACACACTCCAAG GACTACATCCACAGAGTTGGGAGGACAGCCAGGGCAGGAAGATCTGGGAAGTCCATCACCTTTGTCACCCA GTACGATGTGGAGCTGTTCCAGAGGATTGAAACCCTGATCGGGAAGAAACTTCCTGCCTTCCCCACCCACGAGGAGGAGGTGATGATGTTGGTGGAGAGGGTCAGCGAGGCCCAGAGATTTGCCAGGATG gaAATGAAGGAGCAAGGTGATAATAAGAAGAAAAGACACCGAGACGCAGACGACGACGACACCGAGCAAGCGAGCGGCGTGAGGAAGAAGGTGAAAGGAGGCTCGGGGGCGGGGCGAGGAGGCGGGAAGAAGAGGGGCGGCGCCGCCTGGAGAGGCGGACGTTGA